Proteins encoded together in one Pantoea sp. CCBC3-3-1 window:
- the mdtJ gene encoding multidrug/spermidine efflux SMR transporter subunit MdtJ — MLYWILLALAIATEIIGTLSMKWAALNDNASGYIFMLVMIAISYIFLCFAVKHIALGVAYALWEGIGILFITFFSTLLFDEPVSGLKVAGLMLLVMGIIFIKTGTQVIRRQKHVSV, encoded by the coding sequence ATGCTGTACTGGATATTATTAGCGCTAGCTATTGCGACAGAAATTATTGGTACTTTATCGATGAAATGGGCGGCGCTTAACGATAATGCCTCAGGCTATATTTTTATGCTGGTGATGATTGCCATTTCCTATATTTTCCTGTGCTTCGCCGTAAAACACATTGCTCTGGGCGTTGCCTACGCGCTGTGGGAAGGGATCGGGATCCTCTTTATTACTTTCTTCAGCACGCTACTTTTTGATGAACCCGTCTCTGGCTTAAAAGTCGCCGGGCTGATGCTACTGGTTATGGGCATTATTTTTATCAAAACCGGTACGCAGGTTATAAGGAGGCAGAAACATGTCAGCGTTTGA
- the mdtI gene encoding multidrug/spermidine efflux SMR transporter subunit MdtI, protein MSAFDWVHSAWLLLAIVLEIAANIFLKYSDGFRRPLYGMLSLAGVMAAFSALAQAVKGIDLSVAYALWGGFGIIATAAAGAILFGQRFTRKGWFGVALLLMGIVLLKLA, encoded by the coding sequence ATGTCAGCGTTTGATTGGGTGCACAGCGCCTGGCTGTTACTGGCTATTGTGCTGGAGATCGCCGCCAATATCTTCCTGAAATATTCCGATGGTTTCCGTCGCCCGCTTTACGGCATGCTGTCACTGGCAGGCGTTATGGCGGCTTTCAGCGCGCTGGCACAGGCGGTGAAAGGTATCGATCTGTCGGTGGCGTATGCGCTCTGGGGAGGATTTGGCATTATCGCCACCGCAGCGGCGGGCGCGATTCTGTTTGGACAGCGTTTTACCCGTAAAGGCTGGTTTGGCGTCGCCCTGCTGCTGATGGGCATTGTGTTGCTTAAACTGGCGTAA
- the lldD gene encoding FMN-dependent L-lactate dehydrogenase LldD has product MIISASTDYRAAAQRRLPPFLFHYIDGGAYSEHTLRRNTADLADIALRQRILNNMSALSLETTLFDEKLAMPVVLAPVGLTGMYARRGEVQAARAAAKKGIPFTLSTVSVCPIEEVAPAIDRPMWFQLYVLKDRGFMRNALERAQAAGVKTLVFTVDMPVPGARYRDAHSGMSGPNAAARRVLQAMLHPQWAWDVGLNGKPHDLGNVSAYRGHPTGLEDYIGWLGANFDPSISWQDLEWIRDFWKGPMIIKGILDPQDAKDAVSFGADGIVVSNHGGRQLDGVLSTARALPAIADAVKGEIKILADSGIRTGLDVVRMIALGADSVLLGRAFVYALATAGEAGVINLLELIEKEMRVAMTLTGAKSVADLSRDSLVAL; this is encoded by the coding sequence ATGATTATTTCTGCATCAACGGACTATCGGGCGGCAGCGCAGCGCAGGCTGCCCCCTTTCTTATTTCACTATATTGATGGCGGAGCCTACAGCGAGCATACCCTCAGGCGTAATACCGCTGATTTAGCCGATATCGCGCTGCGCCAGCGCATCCTCAACAATATGTCCGCGCTGAGTCTGGAAACCACGCTGTTTGACGAAAAACTGGCGATGCCGGTTGTACTGGCCCCGGTGGGTCTGACCGGTATGTACGCCAGACGCGGTGAGGTGCAGGCCGCCCGTGCCGCAGCGAAAAAAGGCATTCCTTTCACCCTTTCCACCGTTTCTGTTTGCCCTATTGAAGAGGTCGCGCCAGCAATCGACCGGCCAATGTGGTTCCAGCTCTACGTGCTGAAAGATCGGGGTTTTATGCGTAACGCGCTGGAACGTGCTCAGGCGGCAGGGGTTAAAACGCTGGTATTCACCGTCGATATGCCGGTACCGGGCGCCCGCTATCGTGATGCGCATTCCGGGATGAGCGGGCCAAACGCGGCTGCCCGTCGCGTTCTACAGGCGATGCTGCACCCGCAGTGGGCGTGGGATGTCGGCCTGAACGGCAAGCCTCACGATTTGGGTAACGTTTCTGCCTATCGTGGGCATCCCACCGGGCTGGAAGATTATATCGGCTGGCTTGGGGCAAACTTCGACCCGTCCATTTCCTGGCAGGACCTGGAGTGGATCCGCGATTTCTGGAAAGGGCCGATGATTATTAAAGGCATTTTAGATCCACAGGATGCAAAAGATGCCGTCAGTTTCGGTGCCGATGGCATTGTGGTTTCCAATCACGGCGGTCGCCAGCTTGATGGCGTACTGTCAACGGCCAGGGCGCTGCCAGCGATTGCCGATGCGGTAAAAGGCGAAATAAAAATCCTGGCGGATTCCGGTATTCGTACTGGTCTGGACGTGGTGAGGATGATTGCGCTGGGCGCAGATAGCGTGCTGCTGGGTCGGGCATTTGTTTATGCACTTGCCACAGCAGGGGAAGCTGGCGTGATTAATTTGCTCGAACTGATTGAAAAAGAGATGCGGGTGGCCATGACGCTGACGGGGGCGAAGTCTGTTGCCGACCTCAGCCGCGATTCGCTGGTTGCTCTTTAG
- the narI gene encoding respiratory nitrate reductase subunit gamma — protein MHFITLFFFDIYPYLAGSVFLIGSWLRYDYGQYSWRAGSSQMLDKKGMRLASNLFHIGIIGIFFGHFVGMLTPHWMYESFLPVAVKQQLAMVAGGICGVLTLTGGALLLKRRLTNPRVRATSSIGDILILTLLVVQVCLGLLTIPFSAQHMDGSEMMKLVAWAQAVVTFHAGASQHLEGVAVIYRIHMVLGMTLFLLFPFCRLVHIWSAPVEYLTRRYQLVRNRR, from the coding sequence ATGCATTTTATTACCCTGTTCTTTTTCGATATCTATCCTTATCTGGCTGGCAGCGTGTTTCTGATCGGCAGCTGGCTGCGCTATGACTATGGTCAATACAGCTGGCGTGCGGGTTCCAGCCAGATGCTGGATAAAAAGGGCATGCGGCTGGCTTCCAACCTGTTCCATATCGGTATTATTGGCATTTTCTTCGGGCATTTTGTCGGCATGCTAACGCCGCACTGGATGTATGAATCTTTTCTGCCTGTTGCGGTGAAGCAGCAGCTGGCGATGGTTGCTGGCGGCATTTGTGGGGTATTGACCTTAACCGGCGGCGCACTGCTGTTAAAACGTCGTCTGACTAACCCGCGTGTGCGCGCCACCAGCAGCATTGGCGACATTCTGATTTTAACGCTGCTGGTGGTGCAGGTTTGTCTCGGATTGCTGACCATTCCGTTCTCCGCACAGCATATGGACGGCAGCGAGATGATGAAGCTGGTGGCATGGGCGCAGGCGGTCGTTACTTTTCATGCCGGCGCTTCACAGCACCTTGAAGGCGTGGCGGTGATCTATCGTATTCATATGGTGCTCGGCATGACGCTGTTCTTACTGTTCCCGTTCTGCCGTTTAGTCCATATCTGGAGTGCGCCAGTGGAATATTTAACGCGACGTTATCAGCTGGTGCGCAATCGTCGTTAA
- the narJ gene encoding nitrate reductase molybdenum cofactor assembly chaperone has protein sequence MIALRVIGRLLDYPDEALFANQHELHEALATASELNERDRHTLTQFITRLCARPLLDVQANYCELFDRGRATSLLLFEHVHGESRDRGQAMIDLLDQYRADGLELNAKELPDFLPLYLEYLASLRPERACTGLQDIAPILALLAARLQQRQSPYGELFTLLLTLSGAEIQTAALAPQVAKEGRDDTPAALDAVWEEEQIKFLGEQGCASAQQAAHQRRFAGAVAPQYLDISQATTRSKGL, from the coding sequence ATGATCGCCTTACGTGTGATTGGTCGCCTGCTGGATTATCCGGATGAGGCGCTTTTTGCAAACCAGCATGAACTGCACGAGGCGCTGGCTACCGCCAGCGAATTAAACGAGCGAGATCGCCATACGCTAACGCAGTTTATTACCCGGCTGTGCGCCCGCCCGCTGCTGGACGTGCAGGCTAACTACTGCGAGCTGTTCGACCGTGGTCGTGCAACATCGCTGCTGTTGTTTGAACATGTTCATGGCGAATCGCGCGATCGTGGTCAGGCGATGATCGATCTGCTGGATCAGTATCGTGCCGACGGACTCGAACTGAATGCGAAAGAGCTGCCAGACTTTTTGCCGCTCTATCTCGAATACCTCGCCAGCCTGAGGCCGGAACGTGCCTGTACAGGTTTGCAGGATATTGCGCCGATTCTGGCGCTGCTGGCGGCAAGGCTGCAACAGCGGCAAAGTCCTTATGGCGAACTGTTTACCCTGCTGCTGACCCTTTCCGGTGCAGAAATTCAGACCGCTGCGCTTGCTCCTCAGGTAGCAAAAGAGGGGCGCGATGATACGCCTGCGGCACTGGATGCAGTTTGGGAAGAGGAACAGATCAAATTCCTCGGCGAACAGGGCTGTGCTTCTGCGCAACAGGCAGCGCACCAACGGCGTTTTGCCGGTGCGGTTGCGCCACAGTATCTGGATATTTCGCAGGCGACTACGCGGAGTAAAGGACTCTAA
- the narH gene encoding nitrate reductase subunit beta — protein MKIRSQVGMVLNLDKCIGCHTCSVTCKNVWTSREGMEYAWFNNVESKPGVGYPHAWEDQEKWKGGWIRKINGRLIPRMGNRVGLLSKIFANPDVPALDDYYEPFDYDYQHLHTAPGGKHQPIARPRSLITGQRMKKIENGPNWEEILGGEFSKRSQDKNFDNMQKEMYGQFEHTFMMYLPRLCEHCLNPACVATCPSGAIYKRGEDGIVLIDQDKCRGWRMCLTGCPYKKIYFNWKSGKSEKCIFCYPRIEAGQPTVCSETCVGRIRYLGVLLYDADKIEQAASTENETDLYQRQRDIFLDPHDPTVIAQALKDGVAQSVIEAAQRSPVYKMAMEWKLALPLHPEYRTLPMVWYVPPLSPIQSAADAGALAHTGILPDVESLRIPVQYLANLLTAGDTAPVLLALKRMLAMRHYKRAETVEGVSDIRALEQVGLTEVQAQEMYRYLAIVNYEDRFVVPSSHRELAREAFPESKGCGFSFGDGCHGSDGKFNLFNSRRIDAIDISSKTGHNDNQQQALPEDAS, from the coding sequence ATGAAAATTCGTTCGCAAGTCGGCATGGTACTGAATCTCGACAAATGCATCGGCTGTCATACCTGTTCCGTGACCTGTAAAAACGTCTGGACCAGCCGTGAAGGCATGGAATATGCCTGGTTTAATAATGTCGAAAGCAAGCCGGGCGTGGGCTATCCCCACGCATGGGAAGATCAGGAGAAGTGGAAAGGGGGCTGGATCCGCAAGATCAACGGCAGGCTGATCCCGCGCATGGGTAATCGCGTTGGCCTGCTGTCGAAGATCTTTGCAAACCCGGATGTCCCGGCGCTGGACGATTATTACGAGCCGTTTGATTACGACTATCAGCATCTGCATACCGCGCCGGGCGGCAAACATCAGCCGATAGCGCGACCTCGTTCACTGATCACCGGTCAACGAATGAAGAAGATCGAAAACGGTCCGAACTGGGAAGAGATCCTCGGTGGTGAGTTTTCCAAACGTTCGCAGGATAAGAACTTCGATAACATGCAGAAGGAGATGTACGGCCAGTTTGAGCACACCTTTATGATGTATCTGCCGAGGCTGTGCGAACACTGTCTGAATCCGGCCTGCGTGGCAACCTGTCCCAGCGGCGCTATCTACAAGCGTGGCGAAGACGGCATTGTGCTGATCGATCAGGATAAATGTCGCGGCTGGCGCATGTGTCTGACCGGCTGCCCGTATAAGAAAATCTACTTCAACTGGAAAAGCGGCAAGTCGGAAAAATGCATTTTCTGCTATCCGCGTATTGAAGCGGGCCAGCCAACAGTCTGTTCCGAAACCTGCGTTGGGCGTATCCGCTACCTGGGCGTGCTGCTGTATGACGCCGATAAAATTGAGCAGGCCGCCTCGACGGAAAACGAAACGGATCTCTATCAGCGTCAGAGGGATATTTTTCTCGATCCGCACGATCCAACGGTGATCGCTCAGGCGCTGAAGGACGGCGTAGCACAAAGCGTGATCGAGGCCGCTCAGCGCTCGCCAGTCTATAAAATGGCGATGGAATGGAAGCTGGCGCTGCCGCTACATCCGGAATACCGCACTTTGCCGATGGTCTGGTATGTCCCGCCGCTTTCACCGATTCAGTCGGCGGCAGATGCAGGCGCGCTGGCGCATACGGGTATCCTGCCGGATGTCGAAAGCCTGCGGATCCCGGTGCAGTATCTGGCTAATTTGCTGACGGCTGGTGACACCGCGCCGGTATTGCTGGCGCTGAAGCGGATGCTGGCGATGCGTCACTATAAGCGAGCCGAAACGGTAGAAGGGGTTTCTGATATCCGCGCGCTGGAACAGGTTGGCTTAACCGAAGTGCAGGCTCAGGAGATGTATCGTTATCTGGCGATTGTCAACTATGAAGATCGCTTTGTCGTGCCTTCCAGCCATCGTGAACTGGCACGGGAAGCGTTTCCGGAAAGCAAAGGCTGCGGCTTTAGTTTTGGTGACGGCTGCCACGGCAGCGACGGTAAATTCAATCTGTTTAACAGCCGTCGAATCGATGCCATCGATATCAGCAGCAAGACCGGGCACAACGATAACCAACAACAGGCTTTGCCGGAGGATGCATCATGA